From Zavarzinella sp., one genomic window encodes:
- a CDS encoding DUF1501 domain-containing protein, with amino-acid sequence MLSFTHPRERGINRRSFLQVGTLGLGGLTFPGLLQLQAQTKSVMHNRSVIFLFQHGGPSQYETFDPKMTAPAEIRSMTGEIKTSIPGITFGSTMQKLAKIAHKFTTVRSYVPGDANHDAKPIVHKETLGANLGSYYSRVVGLNHPTTGVPTNVLLYPESVKPNATAPVANLGNFPASGPLGSAYAPFIPGGSGELQKNMRLQLSPQQFEDRRSLLTSFDRIHKTLDHEGTLETYDRYTGQAFDVILRGVADAFDLSKEDPRLIARYDTAPLVNVDAIDKKWNNKKYYTDHAQCLGKMLLLARRMCEAGCGFVTVNTNFVWDMHSDQNNAPPSDAMPYVGGPFDHAVSALIEDIEARGLSDRILLVCCGEMGRTPRINKKGGRDHWGNIGPLMLYGGGLPMGEIIGKSNQDGGSPASPPVTIRSLISTIMHTLLDIGQVRLISGISGDVSKVITDGQPIPELIR; translated from the coding sequence ATGTTGTCGTTTACCCATCCACGTGAACGTGGGATTAATCGTCGCTCTTTCCTGCAAGTTGGCACATTAGGCTTAGGTGGGCTGACTTTTCCTGGTTTGCTGCAATTGCAAGCCCAGACAAAGTCGGTAATGCATAACCGATCGGTTATTTTCCTCTTCCAGCACGGTGGGCCCAGCCAATACGAGACGTTTGACCCCAAAATGACCGCACCTGCGGAAATTCGCAGCATGACAGGGGAGATCAAAACCAGCATCCCTGGGATCACCTTTGGCAGCACCATGCAGAAACTGGCGAAAATTGCCCACAAATTTACCACGGTGCGGTCTTACGTGCCCGGCGATGCGAATCACGATGCCAAGCCCATTGTCCATAAGGAAACTCTGGGTGCGAATCTTGGATCCTATTATTCGCGTGTGGTGGGGCTGAATCACCCCACAACGGGTGTGCCAACGAACGTACTGCTCTACCCAGAGTCGGTGAAGCCAAATGCGACCGCACCGGTGGCCAATCTGGGCAATTTTCCTGCCAGTGGCCCACTGGGAAGTGCCTATGCACCGTTTATCCCAGGTGGCAGTGGGGAACTGCAGAAAAACATGCGTTTGCAACTCTCCCCACAACAATTTGAAGACCGCCGGTCGCTGCTGACCTCATTTGACCGAATTCACAAGACGCTGGACCACGAAGGGACGCTGGAAACCTACGACCGCTACACTGGTCAGGCGTTTGATGTGATCCTGCGTGGGGTGGCAGATGCGTTCGATCTGTCGAAAGAAGACCCACGTTTGATTGCCCGCTACGATACCGCACCGCTGGTAAATGTGGATGCGATTGACAAAAAATGGAACAACAAAAAATACTACACTGACCACGCCCAATGCCTGGGTAAAATGCTGCTGCTGGCACGCCGCATGTGCGAGGCGGGGTGTGGCTTTGTGACGGTCAACACCAATTTTGTCTGGGATATGCATTCCGACCAGAATAATGCCCCACCCAGCGATGCCATGCCTTACGTGGGTGGACCGTTTGACCATGCCGTTTCTGCTTTGATCGAAGATATTGAAGCACGTGGATTGTCTGACAGGATTTTGCTGGTGTGTTGCGGAGAAATGGGCCGCACGCCAAGAATCAACAAAAAAGGTGGTCGTGACCACTGGGGGAATATCGGCCCACTGATGCTGTACGGTGGGGGATTGCCAATGGGTGAAATTATTGGCAAATCCAATCAGGACGGAGGCAGCCCGGCCAGCCCACCGGTGACAATTCGCTCTCTGATTTCCACCATCATGCACACACTGCTGGATATCGGCCAGGTGCGGCTGATTTCAGGTATCAGTGGCGATGTTTCCAAAGTAATTACTGACGGTCAGCCGATTCCAGAACTGATTCGTTAA
- a CDS encoding CPBP family glutamic-type intramembrane protease: MSYFESVKHPWPILIFLLPLLAVYEVGVMKLSHGSTEVLRNGADVWFRWGLEKFGLREVLAAPAIIVAVLLVRALWRWSDRPNSLISSIFGMAIEGIFFAGLLWLVARNFANLLKQVGVPLQALNFQLTPETYEKIIMYAGAGIYEEVLFRVILFGGLLLILRLMFLPSLIAVPIAAVLSAVTFALAHHIGPHGESFSDPGFRFRLYFRIFAGLYFALLYRTRGFGIAVGTHMMYDVLAGLEMKN; the protein is encoded by the coding sequence GTGAGTTATTTTGAGTCGGTGAAACATCCCTGGCCGATCCTGATTTTCCTGCTCCCACTGCTGGCAGTGTACGAAGTGGGTGTGATGAAACTTAGCCACGGTTCGACAGAAGTTCTTCGCAACGGTGCAGATGTGTGGTTTCGCTGGGGACTGGAAAAATTTGGCCTGCGCGAAGTTCTTGCGGCACCAGCAATCATTGTGGCAGTGCTGCTGGTGCGTGCTCTCTGGCGTTGGAGCGATCGGCCCAACAGCTTGATTTCAAGCATATTTGGCATGGCGATTGAAGGAATTTTCTTCGCTGGTCTTCTTTGGCTCGTGGCACGCAATTTTGCCAACTTGCTGAAACAGGTGGGAGTACCACTACAGGCACTGAATTTTCAACTGACACCAGAAACATATGAAAAAATTATCATGTATGCAGGTGCCGGGATTTATGAAGAGGTGCTTTTCCGGGTTATTCTTTTTGGTGGGTTGCTGCTGATTCTTCGGTTGATGTTTTTGCCCAGCCTGATTGCGGTACCAATTGCTGCCGTGCTTTCTGCAGTGACATTTGCTCTGGCCCACCATATCGGACCACATGGGGAATCGTTCAGCGATCCTGGATTTCGATTTCGGCTTTATTTTCGAATATTCGCAGGGCTTTACTTTGCCTTACTCTACAGAACACGTGGCTTTGGCATCGCAGTTGGAACCCACATGATGTACGATGTGCTGGCAGGGCTGGAAATGAAAAATTAA
- a CDS encoding sigma-70 family RNA polymerase sigma factor, with the protein MNAAPTALPDPNELTPERVFREYMPRVYNLARRMLGNDSDAEDVTQDVILQVVRKLDTFRGEAALPTWLHRITVNAALAHRRKRAKQEDGRVYDPLDSFNDDGHHVGHIRPWPRLQEDLVVSKEQQAVIDAAIAKLPEMYRDVFVLADVEQLPNAEIAEILELSVSAVKSRLHRARLMMRDSLSEYFEERLG; encoded by the coding sequence ATGAACGCCGCACCTACTGCGTTACCGGACCCGAATGAATTAACACCAGAACGAGTGTTTCGGGAGTATATGCCCCGTGTCTATAATCTGGCGCGGCGGATGCTGGGTAACGACTCTGATGCGGAAGATGTTACCCAGGATGTCATCCTTCAGGTGGTGCGGAAGCTGGACACATTCCGTGGGGAAGCAGCATTACCCACCTGGTTGCACCGGATTACAGTGAATGCTGCCCTGGCCCACCGTCGCAAGCGGGCAAAACAGGAAGACGGCCGAGTTTACGATCCATTAGATTCTTTTAATGACGATGGTCACCATGTGGGGCATATTCGCCCGTGGCCACGTTTGCAAGAAGATTTAGTTGTTTCCAAAGAACAACAAGCAGTGATTGATGCTGCAATTGCCAAGTTGCCTGAAATGTATCGTGATGTGTTCGTACTCGCTGATGTGGAACAACTGCCCAATGCAGAAATTGCAGAAATACTTGAATTATCTGTTTCTGCAGTGAAGAGCAGATTGCACCGTGCTCGATTGATGATGAGGGACAGTTTGTCTGAATATTTTGAGGAACGATTGGGATGA
- a CDS encoding caspase family protein has protein sequence MSNVVVANCPNCQKTLKIPPAWAGQVLKCKHCGTMLQSKKKMKPGAAPSTTTAPQTSSPKNAPASANPSGQPSPTWEPLPEVQPMPQVEPMPGTAQQPYPYYPPQGYPQQPYYPQPGYAPPPGYAPPPGYQHPYAPAPQQGTFVPAFDTTQSATTGRKGRYKGGASRSWGKIIVLGLFFVSIAAGGTYLGVKQPPWFASIFKSGPENTEVASGPSASGSGAASPNIIQSSGQSGLFPRRMLAVSIHSYLYANALHSGDNGAFADEGKRSGTHATLKKLADRWKVPPDQFYHLTDAYTDTKANTNGDQMAKDTEHRMPLKNVIEGAIERFAGTARDQDRLVLVFAGHAITIDGEAYLTPIEGDFEDKESLIPLKWVYEKLAQSKAQEKVVIFDVCRYHPDRGAEKPHAGPMSEELETALHSPPEDVSVLTSCSKGELSFELDYARFNNAYDLQGSFFLSLIKAASSAGKLTQPNRISEPVDDVPVEFFYEFVKEQIPNATKDKINFASLPESLTGKYAETKSQTPKLTLKRSGPTVPYNSKEALAARFTFPEHPPTADKQLIMSIMNDINLPPIKSLRKDVPTPQLADFLPFAEEKLKPFMEGALAEGAKPDEFQQAILDAVKTMRSIRQEGGANELPETFTGETTDQVKERLKAVQRVPATVESILTDNLDKLVELEEAREKQPMRWQLHYDYVVAQLKLRICYVNQYNLAVAKYVGGQVAELTKDQNAYIVAPDEKLDKRTDSLYKDMFDEAKDLLNTIITDHPGTPWALLAKGDRSVSVGIKIVGTNFGGF, from the coding sequence ATGTCAAATGTCGTGGTTGCAAATTGTCCGAATTGTCAAAAAACATTAAAAATTCCACCCGCGTGGGCTGGTCAGGTGCTGAAATGTAAGCACTGTGGCACCATGCTGCAATCGAAAAAGAAGATGAAGCCCGGGGCAGCACCAAGTACAACCACAGCCCCACAGACCTCATCCCCGAAAAATGCTCCAGCAAGTGCGAATCCGAGTGGCCAACCATCACCCACATGGGAACCGCTGCCGGAAGTTCAGCCGATGCCGCAGGTGGAACCAATGCCTGGAACGGCGCAGCAACCGTACCCGTACTATCCACCCCAAGGTTATCCGCAGCAACCATACTATCCACAACCGGGTTATGCACCTCCGCCTGGATATGCGCCACCACCTGGGTACCAGCATCCTTATGCACCCGCCCCACAACAAGGGACATTTGTTCCCGCCTTTGATACCACGCAAAGTGCCACGACTGGCCGGAAAGGCCGTTACAAGGGTGGGGCATCACGATCGTGGGGTAAAATTATTGTTCTGGGTCTGTTTTTTGTCAGCATTGCTGCTGGTGGCACCTATCTGGGTGTAAAACAGCCACCTTGGTTTGCTTCGATTTTCAAATCAGGTCCTGAAAACACAGAAGTTGCTTCCGGCCCTTCCGCCAGTGGTTCCGGGGCAGCATCACCCAATATTATTCAATCAAGCGGCCAATCGGGATTATTCCCTCGTCGCATGCTGGCAGTTTCGATCCACAGTTATCTGTATGCCAATGCTCTGCATTCTGGCGATAACGGTGCCTTTGCCGATGAAGGGAAACGAAGTGGTACCCACGCCACACTGAAGAAGCTTGCCGATCGCTGGAAGGTGCCACCGGATCAGTTTTACCACCTGACAGATGCTTACACAGATACCAAGGCAAATACCAACGGCGATCAAATGGCAAAGGATACTGAACATCGGATGCCGTTGAAGAATGTGATTGAGGGGGCGATTGAACGCTTTGCTGGCACCGCCCGTGATCAGGATCGACTGGTGCTGGTTTTTGCTGGGCATGCCATTACGATTGATGGTGAAGCGTATCTGACACCGATTGAAGGCGATTTCGAAGATAAGGAATCGTTGATCCCTCTGAAATGGGTCTATGAGAAGCTGGCGCAGTCAAAAGCACAGGAAAAAGTGGTTATTTTCGACGTGTGTCGCTACCACCCCGACCGTGGGGCAGAAAAACCACACGCTGGACCTATGTCTGAAGAATTGGAGACGGCATTGCACTCCCCACCCGAAGATGTGAGTGTTCTGACATCCTGTTCGAAAGGTGAGCTTTCGTTCGAGTTGGATTATGCCCGCTTCAATAACGCGTATGACTTGCAGGGGAGCTTTTTCCTGAGCCTGATTAAAGCTGCTTCCAGTGCAGGCAAATTGACTCAGCCCAACCGGATTTCAGAACCGGTTGATGATGTGCCCGTCGAATTTTTCTACGAATTTGTGAAAGAACAGATTCCTAATGCGACTAAGGACAAGATTAATTTTGCCAGTCTGCCCGAGAGTCTTACTGGGAAGTATGCCGAAACAAAATCTCAGACACCAAAATTAACATTAAAGAGATCCGGTCCCACAGTTCCTTACAACTCGAAAGAAGCGTTGGCCGCACGATTCACCTTCCCGGAACACCCACCTACGGCTGATAAACAGTTGATTATGAGCATCATGAACGACATCAATCTGCCACCGATTAAATCGTTGCGAAAAGACGTCCCCACCCCACAACTGGCCGATTTTCTGCCGTTCGCTGAAGAAAAGTTAAAACCATTCATGGAAGGTGCGTTAGCAGAAGGTGCCAAGCCGGATGAGTTTCAGCAGGCCATTCTGGATGCGGTGAAGACGATGCGCAGTATCCGTCAGGAAGGTGGAGCCAACGAACTGCCCGAAACCTTCACAGGTGAAACCACCGATCAGGTGAAAGAACGTTTGAAAGCGGTGCAGCGAGTGCCTGCTACTGTGGAAAGTATTCTCACAGACAACCTGGATAAACTGGTGGAACTCGAAGAGGCACGCGAAAAGCAGCCGATGCGGTGGCAGTTACATTACGATTACGTGGTTGCTCAGTTGAAGTTGCGGATTTGTTACGTGAACCAGTACAATCTGGCCGTTGCCAAATATGTGGGTGGGCAGGTTGCTGAACTGACCAAGGATCAGAATGCCTACATTGTCGCACCGGATGAAAAACTGGATAAGCGTACCGATAGCCTGTACAAGGACATGTTCGATGAAGCGAAAGATTTGCTGAACACGATCATTACTGACCACCCCGGTACACCATGGGCACTGCTGGCAAAAGGTGATCGTTCTGTTTCGGTGGGGATTAAGATTGTCGGTACAAATTTTGGCGGCTTCTAA
- the hdhA gene encoding 7-alpha-hydroxysteroid dehydrogenase has protein sequence MSIVDLFSLTGKVALVTGGGAGIGKAISLMFAESGAMVACTDRNLDDANNVAAECRKFGSKAIGLQLDVTSETDRIAVVEAVAKEFGTLSILVNNAGGGGPKPFGMPMADFDWAFQLNVYSLFRLSQIVHPYLKSAGGGAIINISSMAGENKNKHMCSYGASKAAVNHLTRNMAFDLGPDNIRVNAIAPGAIRTAALASVLTPEIEQTMLKHTPLGRLGEGVDIAAAALFLATPASSWISGQVLTVSGGGSQELD, from the coding sequence ATGTCTATAGTCGATTTATTCTCACTAACAGGTAAGGTGGCACTAGTTACTGGTGGAGGTGCCGGAATAGGAAAAGCGATTTCATTGATGTTTGCTGAATCAGGAGCAATGGTCGCATGTACAGATCGAAATCTGGACGATGCAAACAATGTTGCTGCTGAATGCCGTAAGTTTGGTTCAAAAGCAATTGGTCTACAGCTTGACGTTACAAGCGAAACTGACCGAATTGCTGTTGTAGAAGCAGTTGCAAAAGAGTTTGGTACGCTCTCGATACTGGTGAATAATGCTGGCGGAGGGGGCCCAAAGCCTTTTGGGATGCCAATGGCGGATTTTGATTGGGCCTTTCAGCTAAACGTATATTCATTATTTCGACTATCGCAAATTGTACATCCTTATCTCAAATCGGCAGGGGGTGGTGCAATTATCAACATTAGTTCAATGGCTGGCGAAAACAAAAACAAACACATGTGTTCTTATGGTGCTTCAAAAGCTGCTGTTAATCATCTTACTAGAAACATGGCTTTCGACTTAGGTCCGGATAATATCCGTGTTAATGCGATTGCACCAGGAGCAATACGAACTGCTGCACTAGCAAGTGTCTTGACCCCAGAAATTGAGCAAACGATGCTGAAGCACACTCCTCTCGGTCGCTTAGGCGAAGGGGTAGACATTGCTGCAGCAGCGTTGTTTCTTGCTACACCAGCTTCTTCCTGGATTAGTGGTCAAGTGCTGACAGTTAGCGGTGGTGGTAGCCAGGAATTAGACTGA
- a CDS encoding zf-HC2 domain-containing protein has product MNLTCKHVTQILIDFVDGTLEEDQTQIIQRHLCGCVPCAIYLKSYEETIRITHQLPDVPIPVEFEARLRMIYNESKSV; this is encoded by the coding sequence ATGAACCTAACATGTAAACATGTGACCCAGATTCTGATTGATTTTGTGGATGGGACGCTGGAGGAAGACCAGACACAGATTATCCAACGCCACCTCTGTGGGTGCGTGCCATGCGCTATATATCTCAAAAGTTATGAAGAAACGATCCGCATCACGCACCAACTGCCTGATGTTCCCATTCCCGTTGAGTTTGAAGCTCGCTTGCGGATGATCTATAACGAATCCAAATCGGTCTGA
- a CDS encoding SDR family oxidoreductase — translation MSFDPFSQFRMSDHVALITGGAQNIGEAIAKTFAAAGAKVMIADLNGEKAAATAKALSEATGQKVLGMKCDVTDEKQVQDCVARTVSEFGSLSTLVNNVGWGELNPDPLAVTNEQMINSYKLNTLSALRMVEAAAPHLKNAKNPSITNSGSMVSLLPAFDFVAYSSAKAALNHLMTGLAHLFAKQIRVNTVVIGTVITEGYASAGLDEKIQEKLMNPNNLAGRSGTPQDVANAFLWLASPAGGWVSGQILQVSGGPSRVRLVPEA, via the coding sequence ATGTCTTTCGACCCGTTTTCACAATTTCGGATGTCTGATCATGTTGCACTGATTACTGGTGGTGCACAAAATATTGGAGAAGCCATTGCCAAAACCTTTGCGGCAGCAGGCGCAAAGGTGATGATAGCAGATCTAAACGGAGAGAAGGCTGCTGCAACCGCCAAAGCACTTTCAGAAGCAACAGGTCAGAAAGTTCTTGGAATGAAGTGTGATGTAACTGATGAAAAGCAAGTGCAGGATTGCGTTGCAAGAACTGTTTCAGAGTTTGGATCGCTTTCAACACTGGTCAATAATGTTGGCTGGGGAGAGCTGAACCCTGATCCATTGGCAGTAACAAATGAGCAAATGATTAATTCATACAAGCTCAACACACTCAGTGCGTTAAGAATGGTTGAAGCAGCAGCGCCACACTTGAAAAATGCGAAAAATCCAAGCATTACGAACTCCGGGTCGATGGTTAGCTTGCTTCCTGCATTTGACTTTGTTGCGTATAGTTCTGCTAAAGCTGCTCTGAATCATTTGATGACAGGCCTCGCTCATTTGTTTGCGAAGCAAATTCGGGTAAACACTGTTGTCATTGGTACAGTAATCACAGAAGGCTATGCTTCTGCAGGGCTGGATGAAAAAATACAAGAAAAATTAATGAATCCAAACAATCTTGCTGGTCGAAGTGGTACGCCCCAAGATGTCGCTAACGCATTTCTCTGGTTAGCTTCTCCAGCAGGTGGCTGGGTCAGTGGCCAGATTTTGCAAGTGTCTGGTGGTCCAAGTCGAGTAAGATTAGTCCCCGAAGCATAA
- a CDS encoding SUMF1/EgtB/PvdO family nonheme iron enzyme, with protein MHAFFNFFLIAAITCTVGPLLSNEPTINPLRLAQLIKQLDDDDFDIRTAATAELSKLGMEALPALRLAERSDSAEVRVRAKKIIALIEKRLDSRFVVVAHGKFQMGTPPGAPDRQQDEGLHEVELTKHILVGKYEVTQEEFEKVMGYNPSHFIQDQKIAKKLPVEKVSWFDALEYCNKLCAAEKLAPYYELKNIQRDGKQIIAAEIKVLGGNGYRLPTEAEWEFFCRAGTTTPYFFGNGNTGTESNVKSKQVAGAYGISSGWNSPNKTVQVGHYLPNDFGIHEVHGNVAEWVFDWYDKNYYNTSPKIDPTGPPDGKAKCVRGGSWMMDQALARSSARYSLTPDERKHFVGFRVVRNFMEQPKK; from the coding sequence ATGCACGCTTTTTTTAATTTTTTTCTAATTGCGGCAATCACTTGTACTGTGGGGCCTTTACTTTCGAATGAACCCACCATCAATCCGTTGCGGCTGGCACAATTAATTAAGCAACTGGATGATGATGATTTCGATATTCGAACTGCTGCTACCGCAGAGTTAAGCAAGTTGGGCATGGAGGCACTACCGGCTTTACGACTAGCAGAAAGAAGTGATTCAGCCGAAGTGCGTGTTCGCGCGAAGAAGATTATCGCATTGATCGAAAAACGCCTCGATTCCCGTTTCGTGGTGGTTGCACATGGCAAGTTTCAGATGGGAACGCCTCCTGGTGCACCCGATCGTCAGCAGGACGAAGGACTCCATGAAGTGGAACTAACAAAACACATTCTCGTGGGTAAATATGAAGTCACGCAGGAAGAATTTGAAAAAGTAATGGGCTACAATCCCAGCCACTTTATTCAGGATCAAAAAATCGCCAAAAAATTGCCCGTAGAAAAAGTGTCCTGGTTCGATGCATTGGAATATTGCAATAAATTGTGTGCTGCGGAAAAGCTGGCACCATATTACGAGTTGAAGAACATTCAGCGTGATGGCAAGCAGATCATTGCGGCAGAAATCAAGGTGCTGGGTGGGAATGGCTATCGATTGCCCACGGAAGCAGAATGGGAATTCTTTTGCCGTGCGGGAACCACCACGCCTTATTTTTTTGGCAATGGGAACACGGGAACAGAATCCAACGTGAAATCAAAACAAGTGGCAGGCGCTTATGGCATTTCCAGTGGTTGGAATTCACCCAACAAGACTGTTCAAGTGGGCCACTATTTACCAAATGACTTTGGAATACATGAAGTCCACGGCAACGTGGCAGAGTGGGTGTTTGACTGGTACGACAAAAACTACTACAACACTTCGCCGAAAATAGACCCCACTGGACCACCGGATGGCAAAGCAAAGTGCGTTCGTGGTGGCTCCTGGATGATGGATCAGGCACTGGCACGCTCATCCGCACGCTATTCCTTGACACCGGACGAGCGCAAACACTTTGTGGGCTTCCGCGTGGTGCGAAACTTCATGGAACAGCCAAAAAAATGA
- a CDS encoding Rieske 2Fe-2S domain-containing protein, with protein MARFTIATTADVPHEGCGCSVEIAGKIFAVFRQGDEFFVVDNVCSHRAAPLHESGCENFQITCPWHGAKFDVRTGEHLNPPASTGILSYPVLLVGEEIQIEM; from the coding sequence ATGGCTCGATTTACGATAGCAACCACGGCTGATGTGCCGCACGAAGGTTGTGGTTGCTCAGTGGAAATTGCAGGTAAAATCTTTGCCGTATTCCGCCAGGGTGATGAATTTTTTGTGGTAGACAATGTTTGCAGCCACCGCGCCGCCCCACTGCACGAAAGTGGGTGCGAAAACTTCCAGATCACCTGCCCGTGGCACGGTGCCAAATTTGATGTTCGAACCGGAGAGCACTTAAACCCGCCCGCAAGCACAGGAATTCTGTCTTATCCCGTGCTGCTCGTGGGGGAAGAGATCCAGATAGAAATGTAA
- a CDS encoding BON domain-containing protein — MAIRLIVLALLLIGGTGCNRSDGEKLVRISELIIQRARSAAPSSLPFQEFSNDPIARRVRQRLENDVYLNTFQIDVQQRVDGLYLSGTVPDEDFRKRANDLAISTVGVVDVINQIQVQP, encoded by the coding sequence ATGGCAATAAGATTAATTGTGCTCGCACTTCTTCTGATCGGTGGGACAGGGTGTAATCGTTCAGACGGTGAGAAACTGGTGCGGATCAGCGAACTGATTATCCAGCGTGCTCGTTCTGCCGCACCCAGTTCATTGCCATTTCAGGAATTCAGCAACGACCCAATCGCACGTCGGGTGCGGCAACGACTGGAAAACGATGTTTACTTAAACACTTTTCAGATCGACGTGCAGCAGCGTGTCGATGGCCTCTATTTGTCTGGAACTGTTCCCGATGAAGATTTTCGCAAGCGTGCAAACGATCTTGCCATCTCCACCGTGGGTGTTGTTGATGTGATCAATCAAATCCAGGTTCAGCCTTAA
- a CDS encoding sulfatase: MRFFSPFRLHLIVLAACWCVTDSNAQPANLPKVGQFADCNVIFVSFDALQARHCQFLGYPRKTTPHLDKLAQKSYVFENVYSVASWTVPASMTWFTGVYPSEHRMTNKFALWTPQQQKMAKLGELAPELVTLADLFRAAGYKTGGFTGNAGVSGGFGYEQGFDRYYFPANVFGKFENSIPRALEWIKEHRDKRFFLFLHGYDVHGQCMPTGGYDYRFVAKGYDEKFTGSALEQEILREEGLSLGKLAMRQTDVDFWRAIYDEKIQRTDEQFGKFMEEFQKLKLNEKTIIIITSDHGTEFHEHGRYDHGFTLYNELLHVPMLIHLPKQSKSHRIATAISSIDLMPTILDLVGQKSPQRVAKQLRGKSLRGTMEGISLPSPIFSETDYREYTYKRATIDWDGWKLILTMENNTKELYHLPTDPKELTNLVGKEPKITANLEAEIYRFYENLGHDLKKRTWKVGLNPVYPSQGKQK; encoded by the coding sequence ATGAGATTTTTTTCACCATTCCGTCTTCATTTGATCGTTCTCGCTGCATGTTGGTGCGTAACTGATTCAAATGCCCAACCTGCCAATTTGCCCAAAGTGGGACAATTTGCCGATTGCAATGTGATTTTTGTCAGCTTTGATGCACTTCAGGCACGTCACTGCCAGTTTTTGGGGTATCCACGCAAAACTACACCCCACCTGGATAAGCTGGCACAAAAATCTTATGTATTTGAGAATGTTTATTCAGTTGCTTCGTGGACGGTGCCAGCATCGATGACCTGGTTTACAGGCGTCTATCCTTCCGAACATCGGATGACAAACAAGTTCGCGTTATGGACCCCACAGCAGCAGAAAATGGCCAAACTGGGGGAACTTGCACCGGAACTGGTTACGCTGGCTGATCTTTTTCGTGCGGCAGGTTACAAAACCGGCGGCTTTACTGGCAATGCAGGTGTCAGTGGGGGATTTGGCTACGAACAGGGCTTTGATCGGTATTATTTTCCGGCGAACGTGTTTGGTAAGTTCGAAAACAGCATCCCACGTGCCCTGGAATGGATCAAAGAGCACCGTGACAAACGTTTTTTTCTTTTCCTGCACGGCTACGATGTGCATGGACAATGTATGCCCACTGGTGGGTATGATTACCGCTTTGTGGCCAAAGGTTACGACGAAAAGTTCACAGGTAGTGCCCTGGAACAGGAAATTCTGCGAGAAGAAGGTTTGTCGTTGGGGAAACTGGCGATGCGACAGACTGATGTGGACTTCTGGCGGGCGATCTATGATGAAAAAATCCAACGCACCGATGAGCAGTTTGGCAAATTCATGGAAGAATTTCAAAAATTAAAACTTAATGAAAAAACGATCATCATTATTACTTCCGATCATGGTACCGAATTTCATGAACATGGTCGCTACGATCACGGTTTTACATTGTATAACGAATTACTGCATGTTCCCATGCTAATTCACCTGCCTAAGCAATCGAAGAGTCATCGAATTGCAACGGCCATTAGTAGTATTGATCTGATGCCCACCATTCTGGATTTAGTGGGTCAAAAATCTCCCCAGCGTGTAGCAAAACAGTTACGTGGTAAGAGTTTACGTGGCACCATGGAGGGCATATCTCTGCCCAGCCCCATCTTCAGTGAAACTGATTACCGTGAATACACTTACAAACGGGCCACGATTGACTGGGATGGTTGGAAACTGATCCTGACCATGGAAAACAACACGAAAGAACTGTATCACTTGCCCACCGATCCCAAAGAATTGACCAACCTGGTGGGAAAAGAACCGAAAATTACAGCAAACCTGGAAGCAGAGATCTATCGCTTTTATGAGAATCTTGGCCACGATCTGAAGAAACGCACCTGGAAAGTGGGCTTAAATCCGGTTTATCCCTCCCAGGGAAAGCAAAAATAA